The DNA segment TTGAGTTTGTCCAGTGCAAACTGATAGCCCTGTTGCAAAAAGCCTTTTTTGATGTCGGGCAAGGACTTGGAAAGAGCTTCATGCCGTTTACCACCCTTGGGTACTGTGGAAAGGACAGAATGTTCATAGTCATCAAACTGCTTCTTGAGGTTGGTAGCATCTTTGGACGGCTGATTGCCGGTGACATTCTTCTGCCAGTCAACCAGCCCTTTACCAAAGAAGTCATGCGCTTCGTTTTCCTTCTCAACAATTGTATTGAGCCGATCCAGATCATGGTACGCGTCCCGCTTCTGTTGCTTCGGTTGCTGTCGTTGGTTTTGATTTTTGATGCCTACCCCAGAATTATGGGGACAGTCACCCGCTGCGCAGAATTATGGGGACAGTCACTTATCTTTCTTCTTTTAATTAGGTGACTGTCCCCATAATTTGAAAATATAATTAGGGAGGTGTCCCCCTAATTCCTGGCCAATCGCGCCAAACCATCTCCTCTTGTTATGGAATAAAGAATAATTTAGTAAGGTGTCCCCGAAATTCCTCCCCGAAATTCTCAAAAAAAGTCGATGTATATTCCCAGAACATATGATTCATCCTCTTTTACAATCCGTCTGACTTCTCTGTTTGGGCCGATGAAAAGCCAAATCCGTGTCGTGCCTATCTCGCTCGGATTGTCAGCAGATGGAGCGGCCATAAACTCCCACTCACCCCATGGAGTGGAATGGACATAAAAATCCCCTTTGATATCCCATGAACAGCAGGTTCGAGGCTGCCCCAATTTGATATGAAGCTGTGTACGAGACATCCCCTTTTTAATGCTATCCCATTGTGTCGGATACCCAGCGTAAAGATAGAGAACACTGCATCCGACACTAAGGACCAGCCAGTAAAGTAGTATTTTCATAGTAAGTAATAGAGGTTTCATGATCGCCTCCTTGTATATTGAAATCACCACCTAACTGGCATTATGTCAACTATCTTTGATTGCCGGTTTTTCCGACATATCGTCTGTATGTTATTTCCCCGGCTTGCCCCTCTCTGAATCCCCAGTCGTTTTCGACCACTTTATTTTTTATCGATGAAGCAGAGACCGTCTTACCGTCACCGCTAACGATGCCAACGTGCTCAGAACTTGCTGCAACGTCACCAGGTTTAGGATCATCAACAACAACCCATCCATCTAATTCCATATCTTTATTGGCCCAATCGGCCGCGACGGGCGGATACATATCATTCGACAGAGGGTTATTTCCTTCATGGATCAAGGGAACAGGTGTCCCATTTTCTTTGAGAACATCATAAGCGAATTTGTTGCACTTAGTTTTGCCCCATCCAAAGTCATCTTTGCTTTTGAACTTAGCCCAAGCATCACTCCCTACATACTTTTTCGCTACATAGGCAGAATGTTCAGTGGACCATGCTTTTGGCTTCACATCATGATCAGCACCAGCCTCCTTCGTCCTTTGCTTGTTCTCAGATTTTTCCTCAGTGTTGCCTTTCCCGGCTATTTTGGGGCCCTGCGCCTCTGTCTCTTCCTTGCCACCAGCATCACTCACAGTGCCAGTGTCGTTCTCAGCATACATCTCAGCGTCTTCCATTTTGAAGCCCGGCTTGGCTCCCGGTACTTCTTCATTCTCAGACGCTCGTGCTTTCTCTAGGTCAACACCAGCATAACTCAGATATTTGTCGTACATGGCGTTTGCGTCATTCTCATCGAACTTGGCCTCGGACATCACGTACTTGTTGATAAGATCGAAAGCGGCATCATCATGAGCTTGTATGTCATTATCACCACTGGCACCAAGTGCGCCTTTAGCCAATCGCTGCAAGCCCTTGTCAAGCACGCTACGTGAACGCTCATTGAGCTTGTCCAAAGCAAACTGATGCCCCTGCTGCAAGAAACCCTTTTTGATCTTGGGTAAAGTTTCAGACAATGCCCCGTGCCGCTTTCCTCCCTTGGGAAGATCAGACAGAATGCCATGCTCATAGTCGTCGAACTGCTTTTTCAGATTGGTGGCATCTTTGGAGGGCTTATTCCCGGTGACATTCTTCTGCCAGTCGGCCAGCCCTTTACCAAAGAAGTCATGCGCTTCGTTTTCCTTCTCAACAATAGTATTGAGCCGATCCAAATCGTGATAAGCGTCCCGCTTCTGTTGCTTCGGTTGCTGTCGTTGGTTTTGATTTTTGATGCCGATGCCCACTTCCAAAGCCAATTTGCGCTGGCCAGGTGTTGCATTGTCGAGCATCTTCTTCTGCTCGTCAGGATCCATATTGAGAAGTGATTTTCCAAAATCAAACATAGTTCAGTTCCTCCTATCAGGATGTAGTTTTTTCAAAGACCAGACATCCTAACCCCGGTTTTCGCCCCAGGATGAAAACGGGCGAAAAAGGGTACTAAAAGGACAAGAAAAGAATAACTTGGCAGCTTGACATGATTTTTAAGTAGAGGTTTGGTAAAACGGCTACCGAATAAAATTTTGTAGCAACTATTCCAAAGAAGTGGGTTCACTTTATCGGACCACTGAGCGGCGAATTTAAGGTGGACAGTTTTACGTGTTACGCCGCCTTGTGGGTCCATCCCAGAGGGGGTACCCCCTCTGGGATGGGACCGCTTTGATATATCTCCATCGGCTTGCGTCCGTCAAAGGTCTTATGAGGACGCCGATTATTGTAGAAGTTAAACCACCAGGCCAAGGCACTCCGCAGCTCACTTCCTGTCTCCAGTTCCCGCAAGTAGACACATTCGTATTTCAAAGACTTCCAGAGTCGTTCGATCATGACGTTATCCATCCAGCGTCCTCGGCCATCCATTGAAATGCGGATGCCAGCATCCCGCAGAGTCTTTGTGAATTCATAGCTGGTGAACTGGCTCCCCTGGTCTGTGTTGAATATCTCAGGTTCTCCATAACGGTTGATCGCATCCTCCAAAGCTACGACACAAAAGTCGGCCTCCATCGTATTCGACAAACGCCACGACAATACTGCCCGGCTATGCCAATCCATGATTGCCACGAGATACAAGAAGCCTCGTTTCATCGGAATGTAAGTAATGTCGGTACACCAAACTTGATTTGGCTTTGTGATCTTCATGTTCCGCAACAAATACGGATATATTTTGTGCTGTGGATGAGGATCACTCGTCCTCGGTTTTTGGTAAATCGCCATCAAGCCCATCTTGCGCATAAGTCGTCTCACACGACCACGGCCAACCAGATGCCCTTCATCCCGCAGAATGTTGCGCATCTGGCGTGAGCCGAAAAATGGTAGCTCCATGAACAACTCGTCGATGCGTTTCATCAACTCCAAGTTATACGATGATTCGCCAATCGGCTGATAATAGTATGTTGAGCGTTGCAGTTTGAGGATTCTGCATTGTCGCCGGACGCTGAGTTGTGGATGCTCTTTGTCGACGACTTCACGCCTTCGCTCGCAGCTCAGATTTTGGCGAAGGCTTGTTGCAAAAAATCCTTCTCGATCAGAAGTTGGCCGATCTTAGCGTGCAGATCCTTGATATGTGCATCGTCCATTTGCTGGCTCTTCTCTGCCTTGCCAGAAAATGACGCGACAATACCTTCTTTGGCTTGTCGTTTCCACGTGGATATCTGGTTGGTGTGAACTCCATACTTGCTGGCCAGCTCGGAAAGTGTGTGCTCGCCAGACAAAGCGTCGAGGGCTACACGGGCTTTGAATTCAGCAGTAAATCTTCTTCTCTTCTTGGACATCGAAAAGCCTCCTTCGGCTATCATATGTCCACCTTATACTGTGGTCCAGTTTCTTAGACCCACTTCTCTAAAGCCGAAACTGTAGTTGTTGTTGTTTTTGCATTTGGGTCAAAGGAGACTTTTCCTCCAACAACATCAATGTCTCTGTCATCTGCCGTTTGAACCCCTGCTTTAGCACCAATTTCGACCGTATCATCCTCTGTGCTATACTTTCCTCCAGCTCCAACGTCTAAATACCCACCATCTCCATTCATTTCAGCGCCGACTTTCGCACCACGCCCATATCCAATTTCAAAATCCCAAGTATCTTCCTTCATGTTATTTCTAGCAGTGAAGGTAGCTCCTAAGACATTTACCTCAATTGAATATTCATATGGATTACCGCGAGTACCACCATTCCAACTCGCGCCCATAAAACCTATACTCCACCCTCCACCAACCATATCAGCCTCCACCCAAGAACCAATTAACTATAAAGGCAACGCCCAATGGGGGTACTGCAACAAAAAAGATCACCCACCAACCGGTTCTAGCAACAATCTCAATGAATCTAAAAAAAGCTGTATGAGGTACAAAAATATCATACCATTTAAACCCGTATCGGCTAAAGATAAAGCCCCACCCTCCAAAATATGCAATGGCTAACAAAAGGCATAATGTTGATCCAACAATCTGATCGTTCATCTTGTATCATCCTTAATTATGCTCTGTAGTCTAATGGGATCTGCTTTATAAGTAGAAAATGCATAATGTATCTCAGCAGTATCACTTCTAGTAAAACGCTTCATAAGGAACTCCGTTGCCTCACCACTCCACCACAGCCATACCGCTTCCATCCGGTGCAGGCTGCAACGTCTTGACCTTCTGACCCTTGAACACCTTTTCCCGAATCTCGCGAACAATCACTTCGCCACCGCCAAACGGCGCACACAGGTCAATAAGCCACAAATTATCGCCCGAGCGCCAGTCCTCCGGCTTCAAGCGAGTGGCGCCGCTCTTCAGCCGCTCCTCGACCTCGTCCGAGACATACGCCCAGCTCACAAACGCGATGGGAGCCTTGTCCTTATGGAATACCCGGAATTGCCTATGCCGAAGAGGTGGCAAAAAGTACCATTCCAACTCGGTCAGAAACATGAACTTGTGTTGAGGCGACTGCGTCAGTAGCCAGAGGACTTCAGGAATGACATCCAGCGGCGTCCGTGGCCGCGATTCCTTTTCTTCAACCGCCCCTCCTTCCTTAATTGCAGCCTGAGCAGTTTCATCAGCAACAACACCCTCTGAGGCAACATTGCCCTCTTCCACAACACTTCTTGCATCTTCACTCACAGTTATATCCCTCAATAAGTGTATTGCCACAACGCACCACAGCAAAACGCCTGCAGCACCACTGTTAATCCACCGGGCATAATCCCTATACATGAGAGGAGAATTTGAAGTATGACGACACTCCAATCGGCAACCCGGCCATCTCAACAAAGAGACCCGTAGGCTTTCCGTCTCCACCTCACGATGGATTTGGCCAATAAAAAAACAAATTATCAACAGGTTAAGATCCCACCCCGGGAACAACCTTTTGAAGCACAAAGAAACATTAGCAAAACTCGAAAATATTGACAATGCGATAATTTGAATTTGTTAATTATTCACACATTCGTCGATCATATCGAGTCAGTTATGAGTACTAGATAATCTTCCAACGCCTCAAAAAGATTCCACAATGATTAATACAACAATTAAAGAATACTATTATGCAGAATTAGTAAGAGGGTCACCACATAAGTCAGCCCCCTCCACAAGAACAGGGCGGCACTATTGGAGTGATGAAAGATTTAATTTCACCGACTGGCAAGCTTTCTATTGTCATTTGGAGTTGGACTTATGGCACACGCTCCTCGTGGAACAATGGCAAGATACAATGGATTGAGAACTGCATCCCATCTATATTCACATGGCTGAACCGGCTTGCAGTCCTCTCCATTAAGAAAAATTAAGGTGGCTTGAGTAGAAACTAGGATAGGAGCTTGAACGACTAGCCCAAGGGCAACGAGAGATTGAGAAATACTAAGGGGAAATGGTCCTCGACCACATGAAGCAGTGGAAGACCGCCCGAAACCTCTCCTTATTTTTGGACGAACTTCAGACAAAGACTCCAGACACTCTTGGTTTAGACGAATATATCGCATGGGCACGCGACTATGCGCAGGCAATCAATCCCATCTCCCATCCCAAAACCTAGTTTTTGACGACCAAACGATTGAAAAAAGCTCCGGGTTCTTACCGGTGAAGGCCCTGACTTCCGCCAACCAGCCACACCTTCAAAGCCTCGCAACAAAGCCAAGCCACTCCATTACTGTACTTTTTCTCACATAATACAGCACCGGTTTTTACGATCAGACACGTTAAGGCTTCGTGTGTTGACATCTTTTGCAAAAAACCTTAAGAGTTTTTTATAAAAGGTGGGTAATCACAAATGGAGGCACCATGAAAACAACTCAAGCATTCCGAGAAAAGGACCTGCAAAACATCCAAGTCTTCCGAGGCGGCATTTCAAAGGAAGCCAAGCATGTCCCCATGCACCCCTCTCTCTACCAATTCGACGAAGGCGGAACACTTTCCTTCAATGAAGGCACGCATGGCGTTCTGGTCATCGGCGGTGTTGGGCGCGGCAAGACGGCGTCCTTTATGCTGCCCATGGCATCCGCGCTGATTGACGCTGGCCTGCCGGGATTCATCATCGACATCAAAAACAACTTTACAGGTCAGATTCGCAAGCTCGCAAAAAACGCAGGGCGTGAAGATGACATCGTCGAGATCGGCACGCATCCGGCCGCCACACCTGTCAATCTCATGGCTGGCCTCGACGTTGATGAGATGCAGCAGATGATAGAGTCGCTTCTCCTCAGCGGACAGGAACATAGCAAAAACATCGAGTGGCTTCACTCTGGAGTACGCCTACTTGCCGACATCGCACTCCTCTTACGATTCGTATCACAAGTTGATGTACGGTTTGCCCCGAGCTTCGTTTTAATGGACCGCTGCGTAAATGATTTCAGGTTCGTCCGTAATATCTTCAATATGTATCTGGATCGTGTCTACGACAACGGCGATATCAAACAACGAGCATTTACTAACCGCGTCCGAACTTCGCCTTTCCATATCCTCTCAGACAAAATTTATCGGACATCACTAAAATACAATGAACAGCTTGGTTTTCAGCTTTATGGGCCACGCATGGTGCTTGGATCTATTACTTCGGACGAGTCTCTTTGTAATAATCTCTCCGGGATAAACTGCTCGACAGATCTGGATTACAGAAAACTCTTAAAAGAAAACAAAATTATCATACTGCGTTTCAAGCACACGCAGGGTCACGCGGCCAAGCTGCTCGCCCGGTTCATCAAGGAAAAATTTTACGCGGACGTATACCGCACCCTGGATGATTGCGACCAGCCAGAGCAGTGTTTCTTTATGGCAGATGAATTCCAAGACACCATCAACGTTTCGCCAGATAATACGTTCGACGATCTCTCTTGGTTTTCCAAAGCGCGCGAATTCGGCTGCATCAACATTGTGGCTACCCAAGCACTGTCCAGCCTTTACGGGAACAGCCTACAACATGATCAGGTCAACGCCCTGGTCGCGAACTGTTCAACCAAAATCGTCCTCCAAAACGATGACCCTGCTGCCGATAAATTCTTTAGACATTTTTGCGGCCTGGAAAAGACGCTGGCCCAACTCGGCCCTAGCGAAGCACTTGTGGCACGTTTTGATTTAGACAGCCGGAAACAGGTGGTCGACACACTCCACTTTACAAAAATATTTAAAAGGATTCAGGACCGGCTCAACTCCTGCGGGGAAGTAGCCCGAGTGGAAAGCGATACCCCCTCT comes from the Pseudodesulfovibrio piezophilus C1TLV30 genome and includes:
- a CDS encoding toxin-activating lysine-acyltransferase; translation: MSEDARSVVEEGNVASEGVVADETAQAAIKEGGAVEEKESRPRTPLDVIPEVLWLLTQSPQHKFMFLTELEWYFLPPLRHRQFRVFHKDKAPIAFVSWAYVSDEVEERLKSGATRLKPEDWRSGDNLWLIDLCAPFGGGEVIVREIREKVFKGQKVKTLQPAPDGSGMAVVEW
- a CDS encoding NlpC/P60 family protein, which encodes MFDFGKSLLNMDPDEQKKMLDNATPGQRKLALEVGIGIKNQNQRQQPKQQKRDAYHDLDRLNTIVEKENEAHDFFGKGLADWQKNVTGNKPSKDATNLKKQFDDYEHGILSDLPKGGKRHGALSETLPKIKKGFLQQGHQFALDKLNERSRSVLDKGLQRLAKGALGASGDNDIQAHDDAAFDLINKYVMSEAKFDENDANAMYDKYLSYAGVDLEKARASENEEVPGAKPGFKMEDAEMYAENDTGTVSDAGGKEETEAQGPKIAGKGNTEEKSENKQRTKEAGADHDVKPKAWSTEHSAYVAKKYVGSDAWAKFKSKDDFGWGKTKCNKFAYDVLKENGTPVPLIHEGNNPLSNDMYPPVAADWANKDMELDGWVVVDDPKPGDVAASSEHVGIVSGDGKTVSASSIKNKVVENDWGFREGQAGEITYRRYVGKTGNQR
- a CDS encoding type IV secretory system conjugative DNA transfer family protein, giving the protein MKTTQAFREKDLQNIQVFRGGISKEAKHVPMHPSLYQFDEGGTLSFNEGTHGVLVIGGVGRGKTASFMLPMASALIDAGLPGFIIDIKNNFTGQIRKLAKNAGREDDIVEIGTHPAATPVNLMAGLDVDEMQQMIESLLLSGQEHSKNIEWLHSGVRLLADIALLLRFVSQVDVRFAPSFVLMDRCVNDFRFVRNIFNMYLDRVYDNGDIKQRAFTNRVRTSPFHILSDKIYRTSLKYNEQLGFQLYGPRMVLGSITSDESLCNNLSGINCSTDLDYRKLLKENKIIILRFKHTQGHAAKLLARFIKEKFYADVYRTLDDCDQPEQCFFMADEFQDTINVSPDNTFDDLSWFSKAREFGCINIVATQALSSLYGNSLQHDQVNALVANCSTKIVLQNDDPAADKFFRHFCGLEKTLAQLGPSEALVARFDLDSRKQVVDTLHFTKIFKRIQDRLNSCGEVARVESDTPSLGSLMQELDEILFFETITTTMDGRKDYAELVTTFKNVLCSPSTLKLEYRPERHGDVMYALQSLNDRFGKGITVYGVAAIGNAGAYLDVGDDAEREDVADFLRELLEGKYHEG
- a CDS encoding IS3 family transposase (programmed frameshift), with amino-acid sequence MSKKRRRFTAEFKARVALDALSGEHTLSELASKYGVHTNQISTWKRQAKEGIVASFSGKAEKSQQMDDAHIKDLHAKIGQLLIEKDFLQQAFQNLSCERRREVVDKEHPQLSVRRQCRILKLQRSTYYYQPIGESSYNLELMKRIDELFMELPFFGSRQMRNILRDEGHLVGRGRVRRLMRKMGLMAIYQKPRTSDPHPQHKIYPYLLRNMKITKPNQVWCTDITYIPMKRGFLYLVAIMDWHSRAVLSWRLSNTMEADFCVVALEDAINRYGEPEIFNTDQGSQFTSYEFTKTLRDAGIRISMDGRGRWMDNVMIERLWKSLKYECVYLRELETGSELRSALAWWFNFYNNRRPHKTFDGRKPMEIYQSGPIPEGVPPLGWTHKAA